In one window of Fibrobacter sp. UWT2 DNA:
- a CDS encoding EcsC family protein, with amino-acid sequence MSDCTDEKMEKIKEKLSALLFELITDIPESLHAPTENSDEKINKLIRQAAVKASLVSATLSVPAGVTGVLTSIPDIAAIWRIQAQLVSDIAATYGKFAQLSREAMVWCLFRHSAAQLVRDIAVRTGSRIVVQKVSFAVLETLLKKIGLKVSTKFLGRAALRAIPAIGAIGNGAYSFYDTTEVGKTAAAYFKALADNPEEN; translated from the coding sequence ATGAGCGATTGTACCGACGAAAAGATGGAAAAAATCAAGGAAAAGCTGAGCGCCCTGTTGTTTGAGCTGATTACCGACATTCCGGAATCTCTTCACGCCCCTACAGAAAATTCTGACGAAAAAATCAACAAACTGATTCGTCAGGCTGCAGTCAAGGCCTCCCTGGTCAGCGCGACCCTTTCGGTACCCGCCGGTGTTACGGGCGTTTTGACTTCTATCCCCGACATTGCCGCCATTTGGCGCATCCAGGCGCAACTCGTGTCCGATATCGCTGCAACTTATGGCAAATTCGCCCAATTGAGCCGCGAAGCCATGGTCTGGTGCCTGTTCCGCCACAGTGCCGCCCAGTTGGTCCGCGACATTGCCGTACGCACCGGCAGCCGCATCGTGGTCCAGAAGGTCTCTTTTGCCGTCTTGGAGACGCTCCTCAAGAAAATCGGCCTCAAAGTCTCTACCAAATTCCTAGGCAGGGCCGCCCTCCGTGCCATTCCGGCCATCGGGGCCATTGGAAACGGCGCCTATTCCTTCTACGACACCACCGAAGTCGGGAAAACTGCCGCCGCCTACTTTAAGGCATTAGCTGATAATCCAGAAGAAAATTAA
- the map gene encoding type I methionyl aminopeptidase, whose product MAKIKIKSAKEIELIRDAGALAAETLIRAGEMCKPGVSTLEIDEFIGDYTRKNKGISACMGYHGYPRYACISINEVVCHGIPSANTILKDGDIVNIDITTILSGYHGDTSAMFCVGRVSNLAQELVDTAKFCMEEGIRVAGEDGARYYDIGNIIQDVAEEHDFSVVEDYCGHGIGRGFHEEPTLYHFRNNVLKQFIEVGHVFTIEPMINVGRPGTKTLSDGWTAVTRDGSLSAQWEHTVARTKNGIEILTLPR is encoded by the coding sequence ATGGCTAAGATTAAAATCAAATCCGCAAAAGAAATTGAACTGATCCGCGATGCCGGCGCCCTTGCCGCCGAAACGCTGATTCGCGCAGGCGAAATGTGCAAGCCGGGTGTTTCCACCCTCGAAATCGATGAATTCATCGGTGACTATACCCGCAAGAACAAGGGGATTTCCGCTTGCATGGGCTACCACGGTTACCCGCGTTACGCCTGCATTAGCATTAACGAAGTCGTTTGCCACGGCATTCCGAGCGCAAACACAATCCTGAAAGACGGCGACATCGTGAACATCGACATCACGACGATTCTTTCGGGCTACCACGGCGACACTTCCGCCATGTTCTGCGTGGGTCGCGTGAGCAACCTCGCCCAGGAACTCGTGGACACCGCCAAGTTCTGCATGGAAGAAGGCATTCGCGTTGCCGGTGAAGACGGCGCCCGTTACTACGATATCGGAAACATCATTCAGGATGTCGCCGAAGAACACGACTTTAGCGTGGTAGAAGACTACTGCGGTCACGGCATCGGTCGTGGATTCCACGAAGAACCGACCCTGTACCACTTCCGCAACAACGTTCTGAAGCAGTTTATCGAAGTCGGTCACGTGTTCACGATTGAACCCATGATCAACGTGGGTCGCCCGGGCACCAAGACGCTCAGCGACGGTTGGACTGCAGTGACCCGCGACGGCTCTTTGAGTGCCCAGTGGGAACACACCGTGGCTCGCACCAAGAACGGCATTGAAATTCTGACGCTCCCGCGTTAG
- the pyrE gene encoding orotate phosphoribosyltransferase — MNNKDQFVHFLVEAGALKFGDFVTKSGRNTPYFINTGEFRTGATLSKLAEFYAAAFMKYFDGKAQNLYGPAYKGIPLCAATAMKLSDVYAQNLTFTYNRKEVKDHGEGGSLVGYKYAEKTNVVIIEDVITAGTSVNETMQALSQIENANVVGLLISVDRKEKLENGKSALQTVQDEYGIEAHSIVNINDIIAFLESEDNRKKINAPEGILDKVYAYREKWGAQ; from the coding sequence ATGAATAACAAAGACCAATTTGTTCATTTTCTCGTTGAAGCCGGCGCACTCAAGTTCGGTGATTTCGTGACCAAGAGCGGCCGTAATACACCGTATTTCATTAACACCGGAGAATTCCGCACGGGCGCCACCCTTTCGAAGCTGGCTGAATTTTATGCCGCCGCATTCATGAAGTACTTTGATGGCAAGGCCCAGAACCTTTACGGTCCGGCCTACAAGGGCATCCCCCTTTGCGCCGCTACGGCCATGAAGCTCAGCGACGTCTACGCCCAGAACCTGACCTTTACCTACAACCGTAAAGAAGTCAAGGACCACGGCGAAGGCGGTTCCCTCGTGGGTTACAAGTATGCCGAAAAGACCAACGTGGTCATTATCGAAGACGTGATTACTGCAGGCACCAGCGTGAACGAAACCATGCAGGCCCTGTCGCAGATCGAAAACGCAAATGTTGTCGGTCTGTTGATTTCGGTGGACCGCAAGGAAAAGCTTGAAAACGGCAAGTCTGCACTCCAGACCGTGCAAGATGAATACGGCATCGAAGCTCACTCCATCGTGAACATCAACGATATCATCGCATTCCTCGAAAGCGAAGACAATCGCAAGAAGATCAACGCTCCCGAAGGAATCCTCGACAAGGTGTACGCCTACCGCGAAAAGTGGGGCGCACAATAA
- the mazG gene encoding nucleoside triphosphate pyrophosphohydrolase: MKYSFDDLVKIMATLRSPEGCPWDKQQTHQSLLPYLVEESHEYIDAAQANDKAHMAEELGDVLFQVVFHSQVAKENGDFSIDDVVQGICEKMIRRHPHVFGDAKVDDSKGVVRQWERIKAQEKNNLKMQGKSAMDKVSKSLPTLARAQELQRRAAKVSFDWTEAEPVFNKAVEEFSEFRAEMQAASPENRNVERMEDEFGDIMFSLVNVARHCGFNAALALERANSKFERRFRVVEQMARDQGKEMKDVGLEGLQEMWKQAKAASKSF, from the coding sequence ATGAAATATTCCTTTGATGACTTGGTGAAAATTATGGCGACCCTCCGCTCCCCGGAAGGCTGCCCTTGGGATAAGCAACAGACGCATCAGTCGCTACTCCCGTATTTAGTCGAAGAATCCCACGAATATATTGATGCTGCCCAGGCAAACGACAAGGCTCATATGGCTGAGGAATTGGGCGATGTACTATTCCAGGTAGTATTCCATTCGCAAGTCGCCAAAGAAAACGGCGATTTTTCTATCGACGACGTGGTGCAGGGAATCTGCGAAAAAATGATCCGGCGCCATCCGCACGTTTTTGGCGATGCGAAGGTTGATGATTCGAAAGGCGTTGTACGCCAATGGGAACGCATCAAGGCGCAAGAAAAAAACAATCTAAAAATGCAGGGCAAGTCCGCTATGGACAAAGTAAGCAAAAGCTTGCCGACGCTTGCCCGTGCCCAAGAGCTTCAGCGTCGTGCCGCCAAAGTGAGCTTTGACTGGACCGAGGCCGAACCTGTCTTTAACAAGGCTGTGGAAGAATTTAGTGAATTCCGTGCCGAAATGCAAGCGGCTTCTCCTGAAAATCGCAACGTGGAACGTATGGAAGACGAATTTGGCGATATCATGTTCAGCTTGGTGAATGTGGCGCGCCATTGTGGCTTCAATGCGGCTCTCGCGCTGGAACGCGCGAACTCCAAGTTCGAACGCCGCTTCCGTGTAGTGGAGCAGATGGCTCGCGATCAGGGCAAAGAAATGAAGGACGTTGGCCTCGAAGGCCTGCAAGAAATGTGGAAACAAGCGAAGGCTGCATCCAAGTCGTTCTAA
- a CDS encoding DEAD/DEAH box helicase, with amino-acid sequence MSEEVKEEKKEEKVNPFLTPVKIIEPEHKLPDYTFDMLPEEQKAVLAQHGWTDLMPVQRKTIPYMLAARDMLVQSKTGSGKTGAYVLPLLQVIVRDHVFPQALILVPTRELCLQVQDEIEKLSAGTGIRSVAIFGGVSYEPQLKALKNGVHIIVATPGRLMDHVQRGNVDFLDIRDLILDEADEMLSMGFYPDMQKIRKYLPKQIACTMFSATIPQTVKSLAREFQRPSAEFLSLSYDKVIANNLEHRWYPCDVMDKDSMTIKVLEYYNPESCMIFCNKKSDVSYLEQVLSGYGFNVGALSGDVAQNMREKTLNAFRDKKLRILICTDVAARGIDVDHVTHVIVYDHPDDHEVYVHRSGRTARAGRSGLCISLITPVEEIDMKQTAADFGINFIKMEVPSNEEIAKKVSERVRAKLEQERNHFGGQKARERISRVIPLVKELANGTEEDQMLLAYLVDRYAWKK; translated from the coding sequence ATGAGCGAAGAAGTTAAAGAAGAAAAGAAAGAAGAAAAAGTAAATCCGTTTCTGACTCCCGTTAAGATTATCGAGCCCGAACACAAGCTCCCCGACTACACTTTTGACATGCTGCCCGAAGAACAGAAGGCCGTTCTCGCTCAGCACGGCTGGACCGACCTGATGCCGGTGCAGCGCAAGACGATTCCTTACATGCTCGCCGCCCGCGATATGCTGGTGCAGTCCAAGACCGGTTCGGGAAAGACCGGCGCCTACGTTCTCCCGCTTTTGCAGGTGATTGTTCGCGACCACGTTTTCCCGCAAGCACTCATTTTGGTGCCGACGCGTGAACTCTGCTTGCAGGTTCAAGACGAAATCGAAAAGCTTTCTGCCGGTACGGGCATCCGCTCTGTTGCGATTTTTGGCGGCGTGAGCTATGAACCGCAGCTGAAGGCGCTGAAGAACGGCGTGCACATTATCGTAGCAACTCCGGGCCGCCTGATGGACCATGTGCAACGCGGCAATGTGGATTTCCTCGATATCCGCGACTTGATTCTGGACGAAGCCGATGAAATGCTTTCGATGGGATTCTACCCCGATATGCAGAAGATCCGCAAGTACTTGCCGAAGCAAATCGCTTGCACCATGTTCAGCGCCACGATTCCGCAGACGGTGAAGAGCCTCGCCCGCGAATTCCAACGTCCGAGTGCCGAATTCCTTTCGCTCAGCTACGACAAGGTGATTGCCAACAACCTGGAACACCGCTGGTATCCTTGCGACGTGATGGACAAGGATTCCATGACCATCAAGGTGCTGGAATACTACAATCCTGAAAGCTGCATGATTTTCTGCAACAAGAAGAGCGACGTGAGCTACCTGGAACAGGTGCTTTCGGGTTACGGCTTCAACGTGGGCGCCTTGAGTGGCGATGTCGCCCAGAACATGCGCGAAAAAACGCTGAACGCCTTCCGTGACAAGAAGCTCCGCATTTTGATTTGCACCGACGTGGCTGCCCGCGGCATTGACGTGGACCACGTGACGCATGTGATTGTGTACGATCATCCCGATGACCACGAAGTGTATGTGCACCGTAGCGGACGTACCGCCCGTGCGGGCCGCAGCGGTCTTTGCATTTCGCTGATTACGCCGGTCGAAGAAATCGACATGAAGCAGACCGCCGCTGACTTCGGCATCAACTTCATCAAGATGGAAGTTCCCTCTAACGAAGAAATTGCGAAGAAGGTCAGCGAACGCGTGCGTGCCAAACTTGAACAGGAACGCAACCACTTTGGTGGCCAAAAGGCCCGCGAACGCATCAGCCGCGTCATTCCGCTGGTAAAGGAACTCGCAAACGGCACCGAAGAAGACCAGATGCTTCTCGCCTACCTCGTTGACCGCTACGCATGGAAGAAATAG
- a CDS encoding TRL domain-containing protein: MKKAILLAAAVAAASLTGCATVATPVSGVLYSDVNYPITATSSEVGSKTGEATATSILGIFASGDASVAAAAKAGGITKIKTVDVKASNILTLYAKYTVVVTGE, from the coding sequence ATGAAAAAAGCAATCCTTCTCGCCGCTGCTGTTGCAGCTGCTTCTCTCACTGGCTGCGCCACTGTCGCTACCCCGGTTTCCGGCGTTCTCTATAGCGACGTGAACTACCCGATCACCGCTACTTCTAGCGAAGTTGGCTCCAAGACCGGTGAAGCAACCGCTACCTCTATCCTCGGTATCTTCGCTTCTGGCGACGCTAGCGTTGCCGCTGCTGCCAAGGCCGGTGGTATCACCAAGATCAAGACTGTTGATGTCAAGGCATCCAACATCTTGACCCTCTATGCCAAGTACACCGTCGTTGTGACTGGTGAGTAA
- the dprA gene encoding DNA-processing protein DprA — MTDKDRKYETLEPNQFPLSLKESPLAPPLLYYRGNLPASDCIGIAMVGTRRPTSSARELCRRLVKSLQGTQAVVVSGLAQGIDYYCHEAALDFGIPTIAVIAQGLGVPIPGDRATLARRIIEAGGCIMTEYEEDFPSFKGNFPARNRIISGLSRATILVQSKSKGGALITADYCLQENKLLIAVPGDFDSEAAAGPNKYLDQGKAKPVFVPESLRTVAGLPQIKTDSEAPAAASLSQIEAIGCNLSSEALTLFKQFNGFKKTFQELQNECNLKSTNILAILTELELSGLVETPDNFQFYFNGAT; from the coding sequence ATGACAGACAAAGATAGAAAGTACGAAACACTTGAACCGAATCAATTCCCGCTTTCGTTAAAGGAATCTCCATTAGCGCCGCCGTTACTGTACTATCGCGGCAACTTGCCCGCAAGCGATTGCATCGGAATCGCCATGGTGGGAACGCGCCGTCCCACTAGTTCCGCCCGCGAGCTTTGCCGGCGCCTGGTGAAGTCATTGCAAGGCACTCAAGCCGTCGTTGTTTCCGGGCTCGCACAAGGCATCGATTACTATTGCCACGAAGCTGCGCTTGATTTCGGCATTCCGACGATTGCCGTTATTGCGCAGGGACTGGGCGTCCCTATTCCCGGAGACCGCGCAACGCTCGCACGCCGCATTATCGAAGCCGGAGGATGCATCATGACCGAATACGAGGAAGACTTTCCCTCTTTCAAAGGAAACTTCCCTGCCCGCAACAGGATTATCAGCGGTCTCAGCCGCGCCACAATTTTAGTACAAAGTAAATCTAAAGGCGGTGCACTCATTACCGCCGACTATTGCCTGCAAGAAAACAAGCTATTGATTGCCGTTCCCGGAGACTTCGATAGCGAAGCGGCCGCCGGGCCAAACAAGTATTTGGATCAAGGAAAAGCCAAGCCCGTCTTTGTCCCTGAAAGCCTGCGCACCGTTGCCGGTTTACCCCAAATCAAGACGGATTCGGAAGCACCTGCTGCAGCCAGCCTCTCCCAAATAGAAGCCATCGGGTGTAACCTTTCGAGCGAAGCACTCACCCTATTTAAGCAATTTAATGGCTTCAAGAAGACATTTCAGGAGTTGCAGAACGAATGTAACCTCAAGTCCACCAATATTTTAGCTATATTAACGGAGCTAGAACTCTCGGGGCTAGTCGAAACCCCGGACAACTTCCAATTCTACTTTAACGGAGCAACTTGA
- the purU gene encoding formyltetrahydrofolate deformylase — protein MAITRYILQIHCPDQKGLIAGTTQVLAKAGANIVDLQQHTAKDIETFFLRAVFEAESENIEEVRKHLETLEGHLHLNWKLFDTTKIERVAIFVSKTDHCLYDLLLKHRDGDLPCEFSCIVGNHPDLGPVGGTFGVPFYYVPSNPDKSIPENRFREIIAETKTDTVVLARYMQILSEAFTEEFKYRIINIHHGFLPAFKGAKPYHQAWHKGVKIIGATAHFATEDLDQGPIICQDIQRVPETASIDELVELGKDIEKRTLSAALKLWLEHRVFVYAGRTFIL, from the coding sequence ATGGCTATTACACGTTACATTTTGCAGATTCATTGCCCTGACCAAAAGGGCCTTATTGCCGGTACCACACAAGTGCTTGCCAAAGCAGGTGCAAACATTGTTGATTTACAGCAACATACGGCAAAAGACATCGAAACATTCTTTTTACGTGCCGTTTTTGAAGCGGAATCCGAAAATATCGAAGAAGTCCGCAAGCACCTGGAGACCCTGGAAGGCCACCTCCATTTAAACTGGAAGTTGTTCGATACCACCAAAATTGAACGTGTCGCTATCTTCGTTTCGAAGACGGACCACTGCCTTTACGACCTTTTGCTCAAACACCGCGATGGCGACCTCCCCTGCGAGTTCAGTTGCATTGTGGGTAACCACCCCGACCTGGGCCCTGTAGGCGGAACCTTCGGCGTTCCCTTCTACTACGTGCCGTCGAACCCGGACAAGAGCATTCCTGAAAACCGTTTCCGCGAAATTATCGCCGAAACCAAGACCGATACGGTCGTTCTCGCCCGCTACATGCAGATTTTGAGCGAAGCCTTTACCGAAGAATTCAAGTACCGCATCATCAACATCCACCACGGATTCTTGCCGGCCTTCAAGGGTGCAAAGCCCTACCACCAGGCATGGCACAAGGGTGTGAAGATTATCGGTGCTACCGCCCACTTCGCCACCGAAGACTTGGATCAGGGCCCCATTATTTGCCAGGACATCCAGCGCGTGCCCGAAACCGCCAGCATCGACGAGCTCGTGGAACTGGGTAAGGACATCGAAAAGCGCACGCTTTCGGCAGCCCTCAAGCTTTGGCTGGAACACCGCGTATTCGTTTACGCCGGCAGAACATTTATTCTATAG
- the fusA gene encoding elongation factor G, which yields MKNIEKHRNIGISAHIDSGKTTLTERILYFTKRIHAIHEVRGKDGVGATMDSMELERERGITIQSAATFANWTHTKSGEADSINIIDTPGHVDFTIEVERSLRVLDGAILVLTGVEGVQSQSITVDRQMKRYHVPRVVFVNKCDRSGANPLRVAVMLKEKLNHKPCVMQIPIGLEDQLKGVVDLVEMKAYYFEGANGDDMIEKEIPAELVDQANEYREKLIDCCADYSDEIMEKAMEGQYGVDEIDKNLIKATIRKATISLEVTPVFMGSAHKNVGVQKLLDGVIDYLPNPTEVENKALDLDNNEAEVVLKSEDNAPLVCYAFKLVNDRYGQLTYIRIYQGTLKKGDMITNMATGKNVSVGRLVRMHADEMVDITEAGAGDIVALFGIDCASGTTFTDGKNHYNMTSMHVPNPVIELVIEAKNRDDLDNMSKALNRFTKEDPTFQVEVDKESGQTIIKGMGELHLDVYIERMRREYKCDVTTGAPQVAYRETITRPAKFDYTHKKQTGGSGQYAKVVGEMRPMAVEGDQEKVYNFVNSVVGGRIPKEYIPSCDKGFQSCMEAGSLIGFPVVGIEMEVQDGAYHPVDSSDMAFQVAARMAFREAFEKAGAQILEPIMKVEIQTPTEFQGSVVGNVSQRRGTITGTNEELGMTTITAEVPLSEMFGYATDLRSMTQGKAEFTMEFCKYLPVPKNIQEELIKKYGDKAKARA from the coding sequence ATGAAAAACATTGAAAAGCACAGAAATATTGGTATTTCTGCCCACATCGACTCCGGTAAGACCACCCTTACCGAACGTATCCTCTACTTCACAAAGCGTATCCACGCTATCCACGAAGTTCGTGGTAAAGACGGCGTCGGTGCCACGATGGACTCCATGGAACTTGAACGCGAACGCGGCATCACGATTCAGTCCGCTGCTACGTTTGCAAACTGGACCCACACCAAGTCTGGCGAAGCCGACTCCATCAACATCATCGATACCCCGGGGCACGTGGACTTCACGATCGAAGTGGAACGTTCTCTCCGCGTGCTCGACGGTGCTATCCTCGTGCTTACCGGCGTGGAAGGTGTTCAGTCCCAGTCTATTACCGTTGACCGCCAGATGAAGCGCTACCATGTTCCGCGCGTCGTGTTCGTGAACAAGTGCGACCGTTCCGGTGCAAACCCGCTCCGCGTGGCTGTCATGCTCAAGGAAAAGCTCAACCACAAGCCCTGCGTCATGCAGATTCCTATCGGTCTCGAAGACCAACTGAAGGGCGTGGTCGACCTCGTCGAAATGAAGGCCTACTACTTCGAAGGCGCTAACGGCGACGACATGATCGAAAAGGAAATCCCGGCCGAACTCGTTGACCAGGCTAACGAATACCGTGAAAAGCTGATTGACTGCTGCGCAGACTACAGCGACGAAATCATGGAAAAGGCTATGGAAGGCCAGTATGGCGTCGACGAAATCGACAAGAACCTCATCAAGGCCACCATCCGTAAGGCTACCATCAGCCTCGAAGTGACCCCGGTGTTCATGGGTTCCGCTCACAAGAACGTTGGTGTCCAGAAGCTCCTCGACGGCGTTATCGACTACCTCCCGAACCCGACCGAAGTTGAAAACAAGGCCCTCGACCTCGACAACAACGAAGCCGAAGTCGTGCTGAAGTCCGAAGACAACGCACCGCTCGTCTGCTACGCATTCAAGCTCGTGAACGACCGCTATGGCCAGCTCACCTACATCCGTATTTACCAGGGTACCCTCAAGAAGGGCGACATGATCACCAACATGGCCACCGGCAAGAACGTGTCCGTGGGCCGTCTCGTGCGTATGCACGCTGACGAAATGGTGGATATCACCGAAGCCGGTGCAGGCGACATCGTTGCTCTGTTCGGTATCGACTGCGCCTCCGGTACGACCTTTACCGATGGCAAGAACCACTACAACATGACTTCTATGCACGTGCCGAATCCGGTGATCGAACTCGTGATCGAAGCCAAGAACCGCGACGACCTGGACAACATGTCCAAGGCTCTGAACCGCTTCACCAAGGAAGACCCGACGTTCCAGGTGGAAGTCGACAAGGAATCCGGCCAAACCATCATCAAGGGTATGGGCGAACTTCACCTCGACGTTTACATCGAACGTATGCGCCGCGAATACAAGTGCGACGTGACGACCGGTGCTCCGCAGGTGGCTTACCGCGAAACCATTACCCGTCCGGCCAAGTTCGACTACACCCACAAGAAGCAGACCGGTGGTTCTGGTCAGTACGCTAAGGTTGTCGGCGAAATGCGTCCGATGGCTGTCGAAGGCGACCAGGAAAAGGTTTACAACTTCGTGAACTCCGTCGTGGGTGGCCGTATTCCGAAGGAATACATCCCGTCTTGCGACAAGGGTTTCCAGAGCTGCATGGAAGCAGGTTCCTTGATCGGCTTCCCGGTTGTGGGTATCGAAATGGAAGTCCAGGATGGTGCATACCACCCGGTCGACTCTTCTGATATGGCGTTCCAGGTTGCTGCCCGTATGGCCTTCCGCGAAGCTTTCGAAAAGGCTGGCGCCCAGATCCTCGAACCGATCATGAAGGTCGAAATCCAGACTCCGACCGAATTCCAGGGCTCTGTTGTTGGTAACGTTTCCCAGCGTCGTGGTACCATCACCGGTACGAACGAAGAACTCGGCATGACCACCATCACCGCCGAAGTCCCGCTGTCCGAAATGTTCGGTTACGCTACTGACCTGCGTTCTATGACCCAGGGTAAGGCTGAATTCACCATGGAATTCTGCAAGTACCTCCCGGTTCCGAAGAACATCCAGGAAGAACTCATCAAGAAGTACGGCGACAAGGCCAAGGCCCGCGCCTAA